The following coding sequences are from one Halomonas sp. HAL1 window:
- a CDS encoding riboflavin synthase: MFTGIVQGVAKVVAVRELDDFRVHVVEMPPAMREGLEIGASVAHNGVCLTVTAIDGDSVSFDLMRETLRLTNLGAIVPGQCVNIERAARFGDEIGGHSMSGHIISMAEVVAIEEAPNNRRLWFSLPERLGRFVFEKGYIGVDGISLTIGDVRQSDSGSVEFSVNLIPETLSRTTLQDRAPGDQVNIEIDPQTQVIVETVERVLSQKSGRSNTH, translated from the coding sequence ATGTTTACGGGCATTGTGCAAGGGGTCGCCAAGGTAGTAGCGGTGCGTGAGCTGGATGATTTTCGCGTACATGTTGTGGAAATGCCGCCAGCTATGCGCGAGGGGCTTGAGATTGGTGCATCTGTTGCTCATAACGGCGTTTGCTTAACGGTGACGGCCATTGATGGTGATAGCGTTAGTTTTGATTTGATGCGTGAAACGCTGAGATTGACTAATCTTGGTGCAATTGTGCCAGGGCAATGCGTCAATATAGAGCGTGCGGCGCGTTTTGGCGATGAGATTGGTGGGCACTCTATGTCTGGGCACATCATTTCCATGGCAGAGGTAGTGGCTATTGAAGAAGCGCCCAATAACCGTCGATTATGGTTTTCCTTGCCGGAAAGGCTTGGCCGATTTGTGTTCGAGAAAGGCTATATCGGGGTGGACGGTATCAGTTTGACTATCGGTGATGTACGTCAAAGCGATAGCGGAAGCGTAGAGTTTAGTGTCAATTTAATCCCTGAAACCTTGTCGCGCACTACGCTTCAGGATCGAGCGCCAGGGGACCAAGTCAATATTGAAATTGATCCGCAAACCCAGGTGATCGTTGAAACGGTAGAGCGCGTGCTCTCTCAAAAAAGCGGGCGCAGCAACACTCATTAG
- the gpt gene encoding xanthine phosphoribosyltransferase, which yields MSSDRYHQHFTVSWDQLHRDVRTLCHQMIERDFKGIVAITRGGLIPAALIARELNIRLIDTVCIKSYDHMDQGGLDIMKGVDHDGDGWLLVDDLVDTGKTARAVRKMLPKAHFVTIYAKPDGRPLVDQYLTEVAQQCWIQFPWDMGVAYVEPLVDQMKR from the coding sequence ATGAGCAGCGATCGTTATCACCAACACTTCACTGTCTCCTGGGATCAGCTTCATCGTGATGTGCGTACGCTTTGTCATCAGATGATCGAGCGTGATTTTAAGGGCATTGTGGCGATTACCCGCGGCGGCTTAATTCCGGCCGCACTAATCGCCCGTGAGCTTAATATCCGTCTGATCGATACCGTGTGTATTAAGAGCTACGACCATATGGACCAGGGTGGCCTGGATATTATGAAGGGTGTCGACCATGACGGTGACGGCTGGCTGCTAGTCGATGATTTAGTGGACACTGGCAAAACCGCACGCGCAGTTCGCAAAATGTTGCCTAAGGCACACTTTGTGACCATTTATGCCAAGCCGGACGGTCGTCCGTTGGTGGACCAATACCTAACGGAAGTAGCCCAGCAGTGCTGGATTCAGTTTCCTTGGGACATGGGTGTTGCTTACGTTGAACCACTCGTCGATCAAATGAAGAGGTAA
- a CDS encoding methionine ABC transporter ATP-binding protein gives MIELSNVSKTYFSNNKGNGSNAIHALKKANLIVPKGTIHGVIGLSGAGKSTLIRCVNLLERPTSGTVTVDGQEMTSLSNAALNRARHRIGMIFQHFNLLTTRSVFDNVALPLELMGQKRHTVRERVIPLLEMVGLADKADQYPAQLSGGQKQRVAIARALASKPQVLLCDEATSALDPQTTSSILELLRDINHQLGITILLITHEMEVVKSICHRVSLISDGELVEDSEVGDFFTAPRTQLGREFLNDFLQLTPPKELIERLVDTPGDNTHPVVRLTFSGDAVSTPLISRLARECGVDVSILQAKVESIQERTLGLMIAELLGTPTQTQQAMTYLESHQLQVEVLGHVQRND, from the coding sequence ATGATTGAACTTAGCAACGTCAGTAAAACCTATTTCAGCAACAACAAAGGCAACGGCTCCAATGCCATCCATGCGCTTAAAAAAGCCAACCTCATCGTTCCCAAAGGCACCATTCACGGCGTCATTGGCCTGTCTGGCGCGGGGAAATCGACGCTAATTCGCTGCGTTAATCTGCTAGAGCGCCCCACGAGTGGCACCGTGACAGTGGATGGCCAGGAAATGACAAGCCTGAGTAACGCAGCCCTTAACCGGGCGCGTCACCGCATCGGTATGATTTTTCAGCACTTCAATCTGCTAACCACGCGCTCGGTCTTCGATAACGTTGCCCTACCGCTTGAGCTGATGGGACAAAAACGCCATACCGTTCGCGAACGCGTTATTCCACTGCTGGAAATGGTTGGTCTGGCAGATAAAGCGGATCAGTACCCCGCCCAGCTTTCGGGCGGCCAGAAACAGCGCGTTGCGATTGCTCGGGCACTGGCCAGCAAACCGCAGGTATTGTTGTGCGATGAAGCCACCTCAGCACTGGATCCACAAACCACCAGCTCTATATTAGAACTGCTGCGTGACATTAATCATCAATTGGGGATCACCATTCTACTGATCACTCACGAGATGGAAGTGGTGAAATCGATCTGCCACCGCGTCAGCCTGATCTCAGATGGCGAATTGGTGGAGGATTCTGAAGTCGGCGACTTCTTTACTGCCCCCCGCACCCAGCTTGGCCGTGAGTTTCTCAACGACTTTCTTCAGCTGACGCCACCTAAAGAACTGATAGAAAGGCTCGTTGATACCCCTGGCGACAATACACACCCGGTGGTACGCCTAACGTTTTCTGGCGACGCAGTTTCCACACCGCTGATTTCGCGCCTAGCTCGCGAGTGCGGGGTCGATGTCAGCATTTTGCAAGCCAAGGTAGAGTCGATCCAGGAACGCACTTTGGGGCTGATGATCGCTGAGCTACTGGGCACGCCGACGCAAACTCAGCAAGCCATGACCTATCTTGAATCTCATCAACTACAGGTAGAGGTACTCGGCCATGTCCAGCGCAATGATTGA
- the ung gene encoding uracil-DNA glycosylase, with translation MANPLPDDWSQWLGDEFKADYMLALKEFLAQQKAAKKTIYPHSTQWFRAFELTPLHEVKVVILGQDPYHGPNQAHGLCFSVQAGVPVPPSLVNIYKELASDVGFTPVRHGHLEAWAKQGVLLLNTSLTVEQGNAASHRGKGWEVFTDRAIETVSQHASPCVFLLWGSHARQKKALIDQRRHLVLEAPHPSPLSAHRGFFGTRHFSQANQFLQAQGRTPIEWQLPETP, from the coding sequence ATGGCCAATCCACTTCCTGACGATTGGAGTCAGTGGCTGGGTGATGAGTTTAAGGCTGACTACATGCTCGCGCTAAAGGAGTTTTTGGCGCAGCAGAAGGCGGCTAAAAAAACCATTTACCCCCACTCAACGCAATGGTTTCGCGCCTTTGAGTTAACCCCTCTGCATGAAGTGAAAGTCGTTATCTTGGGGCAAGATCCTTACCACGGCCCCAACCAGGCTCATGGCCTCTGCTTTTCCGTGCAGGCGGGTGTTCCCGTGCCGCCATCGCTGGTTAATATCTATAAAGAGCTGGCTAGCGATGTAGGGTTTACGCCTGTTCGCCATGGCCATCTCGAAGCATGGGCTAAACAGGGCGTGTTATTGCTCAACACATCGCTGACCGTGGAGCAGGGCAATGCGGCCTCTCATCGCGGCAAGGGATGGGAGGTATTTACTGACCGCGCCATTGAAACCGTTAGCCAGCATGCGTCGCCATGTGTGTTTTTGTTATGGGGCAGCCATGCGCGCCAGAAGAAGGCGTTAATTGACCAGCGTCGCCATTTGGTACTTGAAGCCCCGCACCCGTCGCCGCTCTCCGCGCACCGAGGTTTTTTTGGCACCCGGCATTTTTCGCAAGCAAATCAATTCCTGCAAGCGCAGGGGCGCACGCCTATCGAGTGGCAATTGCCGGAAACCCCTTAA
- a CDS encoding NCS2 family permease — protein MKLLDSYFKLTEHKTNVKTEVIAGITTFLTMAYIIFVNPSILSEAGMDYGAVFVATCIAAAIGCFVMGLWANYPIAQAPGMGLNAFFTYGVVLGMGYTWEAALGAVFFSGLTFFLLSIFRIREWIINSIPMTLRLGIAAGIGLFLAMIALKNAGIVVANPATFVSLGDLSQPPALYALLGFFVITALSYLRVTGAVMIGILGVTVIAMVLGHNEYGGLMSMPPSIAPTFMAMDLMGALDVAMLSVIFAFLFVDLFDTSGTLVGVAHRGKLLDKDGKLPRLGRAMMADSTASMAGAALGTSTTTSYIESTAGIASGGRTGLTAVVVGGLFLISLFFAPLAGSIPAYATAGALLYVAVLMAGSLAHANWEDPTDAAPVLIAALAMPLTFSIAEGIALGFISYVAIKTLSGRFSDLNPAVIILALLFAVRYLFLV, from the coding sequence ATGAAACTTCTGGATAGTTATTTCAAGCTCACTGAGCACAAAACTAATGTGAAAACAGAAGTTATCGCCGGGATCACTACGTTCCTGACGATGGCCTACATTATTTTTGTTAACCCGAGCATCCTGTCTGAAGCGGGCATGGACTACGGTGCGGTATTTGTGGCGACGTGCATCGCCGCAGCGATTGGCTGTTTCGTGATGGGCCTATGGGCCAATTATCCAATCGCCCAAGCACCAGGCATGGGGTTGAATGCGTTTTTTACCTACGGCGTTGTATTGGGTATGGGATATACATGGGAAGCGGCACTCGGCGCCGTCTTCTTCTCTGGTCTCACTTTCTTCCTGTTAAGCATTTTTAGAATTCGTGAATGGATTATTAACTCTATTCCTATGACATTGCGACTCGGGATCGCTGCTGGTATCGGTCTTTTCTTGGCGATGATTGCGCTGAAAAATGCCGGTATTGTGGTTGCTAATCCCGCTACTTTCGTTTCGTTAGGCGATCTATCTCAGCCGCCGGCCCTATATGCGCTGTTAGGCTTTTTTGTGATTACCGCACTTTCTTACCTGCGCGTCACCGGTGCGGTAATGATCGGTATTTTGGGCGTGACAGTGATTGCCATGGTGCTGGGCCATAATGAGTACGGCGGTTTAATGTCGATGCCACCTTCGATTGCGCCTACGTTTATGGCGATGGATTTAATGGGTGCGCTAGATGTAGCGATGCTCAGCGTCATTTTTGCGTTCTTATTTGTTGATCTGTTTGATACCTCTGGCACGTTGGTGGGCGTTGCTCATCGGGGCAAACTACTGGATAAAGATGGCAAGCTGCCGCGCCTTGGTCGTGCCATGATGGCGGACAGTACAGCGTCTATGGCGGGTGCCGCACTGGGTACTTCCACTACCACTAGCTATATTGAATCAACAGCGGGCATCGCATCCGGTGGCCGGACTGGTTTGACGGCGGTGGTCGTTGGTGGCCTATTCCTGATCAGCCTGTTCTTCGCACCGTTGGCGGGCTCCATTCCGGCCTACGCTACCGCTGGCGCGCTGCTGTATGTGGCGGTATTAATGGCGGGCAGCTTGGCGCATGCTAATTGGGAAGATCCAACTGATGCCGCGCCGGTACTGATTGCTGCACTGGCAATGCCGCTGACGTTCTCGATTGCCGAAGGGATTGCACTCGGCTTCATCAGCTATGTAGCGATCAAAACGCTATCAGGCCGATTTAGCGACTTGAATCCGGCCGTTATTATTTTGGCGCTGCTGTTTGCGGTAAGGTATCTCTTCTTGGTTTGA
- a CDS encoding adenine phosphoribosyltransferase, with protein sequence MSIYGDYIKSVIRTVPDWPEKGVNFRDITPLLQNSAAFRKLIDSFVHRYQEMNLDAIAAIDARGFIIGAPLAYELGCSFVPVRKKGKLPFKTISETYTLEYGHSEVELHSDAFQKDDRILLMDDLIATGGTMLAAANLIQRSGGHVVETATIIDLPELGGSQKIRDAGYSVFAVCSFNENE encoded by the coding sequence ATGAGCATCTACGGCGACTACATTAAGTCCGTTATTCGCACGGTTCCGGATTGGCCTGAGAAAGGCGTGAATTTTCGCGACATCACTCCTTTGCTGCAAAATAGCGCGGCCTTTCGCAAGCTGATTGATAGCTTCGTACATCGCTATCAGGAAATGAACCTGGATGCTATCGCGGCAATCGATGCGCGCGGTTTCATTATTGGCGCACCGCTCGCTTATGAGTTGGGGTGTAGCTTTGTGCCGGTGCGTAAGAAGGGCAAGCTACCGTTTAAAACCATCAGTGAGACTTATACGCTGGAGTACGGTCATTCGGAAGTTGAGCTGCACTCCGATGCTTTTCAGAAAGACGACCGTATTCTGCTGATGGATGATTTGATCGCCACCGGTGGCACTATGCTGGCAGCCGCTAACCTTATCCAGCGCAGCGGTGGTCATGTAGTGGAAACGGCTACAATTATTGATCTTCCCGAGCTGGGTGGGTCACAGAAAATTCGCGATGCTGGTTACAGCGTATTCGCAGTTTGTTCATTCAACGAAAACGAGTAA
- a CDS encoding methionine ABC transporter permease yields the protein MSSAMIDLILQATLDTLYMVAVSGLISTLVGLPLGVMLYVTRPRQILAKPVLNQLLSIITNIGRSIPFIILMVAIIPFTRMLVGTSIGINAASVPLTIAAIPFVARLVEAALNEISPGLIEAAQAMGATPWQIICKVLIPEARGGIMTGLTITAVTLVSYSAMAGAVGGGGLGDLGIRYGYNRFNPTIMLITVVILVVMVQGFQSLGDYLVRKSDRK from the coding sequence ATGTCCAGCGCAATGATTGATCTTATCTTACAGGCCACGTTGGATACCCTTTATATGGTGGCCGTTTCAGGGCTTATTTCCACCTTAGTGGGCCTACCGCTTGGCGTGATGCTGTATGTCACCCGCCCACGCCAAATATTGGCGAAGCCGGTGCTCAATCAATTGCTGAGCATTATTACCAACATTGGCCGCTCTATTCCGTTCATTATTTTGATGGTGGCCATTATTCCTTTTACGCGCATGTTGGTGGGCACCTCAATTGGTATTAACGCCGCGTCAGTGCCGCTTACTATTGCTGCCATTCCGTTTGTTGCTCGGCTGGTAGAAGCAGCGCTGAATGAAATTTCGCCAGGATTAATTGAGGCCGCCCAAGCCATGGGGGCAACGCCGTGGCAGATCATTTGCAAAGTGCTAATCCCAGAAGCCCGTGGCGGAATCATGACTGGCTTAACGATTACCGCCGTCACGCTGGTCAGTTACTCCGCCATGGCGGGCGCCGTCGGCGGCGGCGGCCTAGGCGACTTAGGCATTCGCTACGGCTATAACCGCTTCAATCCCACCATCATGCTGATTACGGTAGTGATTCTGGTTGTTATGGTGCAGGGCTTCCAAAGCCTGGGTGACTACTTGGTACGCAAGAGTGATCGTAAATAA